A single window of Pyxicephalus adspersus chromosome 10, UCB_Pads_2.0, whole genome shotgun sequence DNA harbors:
- the LOC140338879 gene encoding uncharacterized protein, protein MDHPSRSQESQPQSTNHLSSINNSLSLAAGQKASILQAVLSQWSVRLVELILSLTRQKRFHPTFSRFVVFSLSIRPVATTAQGGGLQSSLVPGPPPSATLQIHAPKIKGKSGVRDHLPSVITQAAIPIPYSSQVGRAQPNVLQFGGLKSSSTKVACTVPLQTKFSPAYGKIKTEPGHGDDEIKPRTIQASGRYSETGNVIGYCAPGVQPSHFQPSLVCITVGHQSLAASGNAKKFTTPQNNKQSLTKKGSKYQQETPVYVDVGCSAYNLVKMKHVSTNTTKKNKSTATQVRISFTNKSQAVQFPEVSCWYSEAQTYQECSTQSGEKFWSRPGGFLEMGESHPYKVVIVRDSKPENVSLILCWTSHSDNDRTWNKKEVEKLLHQSYDVGRSL, encoded by the exons atggATCATCCCAGTAGAAGCCAAGAATCTCAACCGCAAAGCACCAACCATTTATCATCCATAAACAACTCATTATCTTTAGCAGCGGGGCAGAAAGCATCCATCCTGCAA GCGGTGCTCAGCCAGTGGTCTGTCAGGTTGGTGGAATTAATCCTCTCCCTAACAAGACAGAAAAGGTTTCACCCAACGTTCTCCAGATTTGTGGTCTTCAGTCTGTCTATCCGTCCAGTTGCCACCACAGCCCAGGGTGGTGGGCTGCAGTCTTCATTGGTTCCAGGTCCACCACCATCTGCAACCTTGCAGATCCATGCTCCTAAAATAAAGGGAAAGTCTGGAGTTAGGGACCATCTTCCATCAGTCATAACCCAGGCTGCTATACCTATACCCTACTCAAGCCAGGTTGGAAGAGCTCAACCCAATGTTCTTCAATTTGGTGGACTTAAATCTTCTTCAACCAAAGTTGCATGTACTGTTCCATTGCAAACTAAATTTTCCCCTGCCTATGGCAAAATAAAGACAGAACCTGGACATGGAGATGATGAGATAAAGCCACGAACAATCCAAGCCAGTGGACGTTATTCAGAAACTGGCAATGTGATTGGTTATTGTGCCCCAGGAGTTCAGCCAAGCCATTTCCAACCATCTTTGGTTTGCATCACTGTTGGACACCAGTCTTTAGCTGCCtcaggaaatgcaaaaaaatttacaaCACCCCAAAACAACAAACAATCCTTGACAAAGAAAGGATCTAAATATCAGCAGGAGACCCCTGTGTATGTCGACGTCGGGTGCTCAGCCTACAATTTGGTAAAAATGAAGCATGTTTCCACCAACACCACCAAGAAGAATAAAAGCACTGCCACTCAAGTGAGGATTTCATTTACGAATAAAAGTCAAGCAGTTCAGTTTCCTGAGGTCAGTTGTTGGTACTCTGAAGCGCAGACCTACCAGGAGTGTTCTACGCAGTCTGGGGAAAAGTTCTGGTCTAGGCCAGGTGGTTTTCTGGAGATGGGTGAATCTCATCCCTACAAAGTTGTGATTGTCCGAGATTCCAAACCAGAGAACGTCAGTTTAATTTTGTGTTGGACTTCTCACAGTGACAATGATCGAACATGGAACAAAAAAGAAGTTGAAAAGTTATTACACCAATCCTATGATGTT